The following proteins are co-located in the bacterium genome:
- a CDS encoding glycosyltransferase family 2 protein, giving the protein MMDRGKSERIVMDRKLITFLIPVYNEEENIRPLYEKVTEITTSLGDLYDFELLFTDNHSEDSSFRILSELAAADDRVRIFRFSRNFGFQPSIYTGYCKARGDAVIQLDCDLQDPPELIPEFIREWRSGYHVVYGIRRERKESWFLNGARKTFYRVINMLSEDELPLDAGDFRLVDRSVVDVLVEMEDARPYLRGTIASIGFRQTGIPYTRALRERGESKFSFSELLALALDGILNHSVIPLRVATYSGLFISVITVAGVLFYLYARIFLGVDWPPGFATTTALILLSISLNALFLGVIGEYLGRIYRQVRKRPVTIIESFIDPAAGNSRQGRGPGLDGP; this is encoded by the coding sequence ATCACCTTTTTGATCCCGGTATACAACGAAGAGGAAAATATCAGGCCTCTTTACGAAAAAGTGACCGAGATCACCACTTCCCTTGGCGACCTGTACGACTTCGAATTGCTGTTCACCGACAACCATAGTGAGGATTCCAGTTTCCGGATCCTCTCGGAACTCGCCGCTGCCGATGACCGGGTCCGCATATTCAGGTTCTCGAGAAATTTCGGGTTTCAGCCATCCATCTATACTGGATACTGCAAGGCGAGGGGAGATGCGGTCATCCAGTTGGACTGCGATCTTCAGGACCCCCCGGAACTGATCCCAGAGTTCATCAGGGAGTGGCGATCGGGTTACCATGTCGTTTACGGGATCAGGCGGGAGAGGAAGGAATCGTGGTTCCTCAACGGGGCAAGGAAGACTTTCTACCGGGTCATTAACATGCTCAGCGAGGACGAACTTCCCCTCGACGCCGGTGACTTTCGGCTTGTAGACCGTTCCGTAGTAGATGTCTTGGTGGAGATGGAAGACGCGAGACCCTATCTCAGGGGGACAATCGCATCCATCGGATTCAGGCAGACTGGTATTCCATATACGCGGGCACTGCGGGAAAGAGGTGAAAGCAAATTCTCCTTCAGTGAGCTGCTGGCTTTGGCCCTGGACGGCATCCTGAATCACTCAGTGATCCCCCTGAGGGTGGCCACCTACTCCGGCCTCTTCATCTCGGTCATCACTGTTGCCGGGGTCCTCTTCTACCTGTACGCCAGGATCTTCCTGGGTGTTGACTGGCCGCCTGGTTTTGCCACCACCACAGCGCTCATTCTCCTGAGTATCTCCCTCAACGCCCTGTTCCTGGGGGTCATCGGGGAGTATCTGGGAAGGATCTACAGGCAGGTCAGAAAGCGTCCGGTCACCATCATCGAATCCTTTATCGATCCCGCTGCCGGAAACAGTAGGCAAGGTAGGGGCCCAGGCCTCGACGGGCCGTGA